Proteins found in one Nostoc sp. NIES-3756 genomic segment:
- the murJ gene encoding murein biosynthesis integral membrane protein MurJ produces the protein MTNQEQKTSRSFAGIAGIVAAATLISKVFGLVRQQAIAAAFGVGAAATAYSYAYIIPGFLLVLLGGVNGPLHSAIVSVLAKRKQEEAAPLVETVTTLVGGILLLVTVAQIFLADNIVDIVGHGLEAKTRAIAIQQIQIMAPMALFSGLIGIGFGTLNAANQYWLLSISPLLSSVTVVIGIGIMAMQLGKDIIKPEYAFIGGMVLAWGTLSGAVLQWLVQLIVQWRLGLGTLRLRFDFQAPGVQEVIRVMTPATISSGMMPINVATDLYFASPIPGAAAGFNYANLLVQTPLGIISNIILLPLLPIFAKLAEPENWPDLKLRIRQGLLLTAVTMLPLGALLVSLSVPIVQVVYERGAFKQDATKLVSSLLIAYGIGMFAYLGRDVLVRVFYALGDGQTPFRISVFNILLNVLLDWFFVKPFGAPGLVLATVSVNCSSMFMLLFILDRRLNGIPWREWGVPILGLIAGSVVSGIASFAALVASQQLLGKEGLLILILQLCISGFVGIAVFAAIVSLMKIPEVNTFVVRMRQRFLKR, from the coding sequence GTGACTAATCAAGAGCAAAAAACCTCTCGTTCGTTCGCTGGGATTGCTGGCATTGTTGCCGCAGCCACGTTAATTAGTAAAGTTTTCGGTTTGGTACGGCAGCAAGCGATCGCAGCTGCTTTTGGAGTGGGTGCGGCTGCAACTGCCTACAGCTACGCCTACATTATCCCAGGTTTTCTATTGGTACTACTGGGCGGGGTCAATGGGCCTTTACATAGTGCGATTGTCAGTGTTTTAGCCAAGCGCAAGCAAGAAGAAGCCGCTCCCCTAGTGGAAACCGTGACTACCTTGGTGGGTGGAATCCTCTTGTTAGTAACGGTAGCCCAGATTTTCTTGGCAGATAATATTGTGGATATTGTCGGTCATGGTTTGGAGGCAAAAACAAGAGCGATCGCCATTCAACAAATCCAGATTATGGCCCCGATGGCTTTATTCTCTGGCTTAATTGGTATCGGCTTTGGTACTCTCAATGCTGCTAATCAATATTGGTTACTATCCATCAGTCCCCTGCTATCTAGCGTGACAGTTGTTATCGGTATCGGTATCATGGCTATGCAATTGGGCAAAGACATCATCAAGCCCGAATACGCCTTCATCGGCGGTATGGTGTTAGCCTGGGGAACATTAAGCGGTGCAGTTCTCCAATGGTTAGTCCAGCTAATTGTGCAATGGCGCTTAGGGCTAGGTACATTACGCCTGCGGTTTGATTTCCAAGCTCCTGGAGTTCAAGAAGTTATTAGAGTTATGACTCCAGCAACGATTTCTTCCGGGATGATGCCGATTAACGTCGCCACAGACCTTTACTTTGCTAGCCCCATCCCCGGTGCTGCTGCTGGTTTTAACTATGCCAATCTGCTCGTACAAACTCCTTTAGGCATTATTTCTAATATTATATTGTTGCCTTTATTACCCATCTTCGCCAAACTAGCAGAACCAGAAAACTGGCCAGATTTAAAACTACGCATTCGTCAAGGCTTATTACTCACGGCTGTGACGATGCTTCCTTTGGGGGCGTTGCTGGTGAGTCTATCTGTGCCAATTGTCCAGGTAGTTTATGAACGTGGTGCATTTAAACAAGATGCTACAAAATTAGTTTCATCCCTACTGATTGCATACGGTATTGGAATGTTTGCTTATTTGGGGCGGGATGTCTTGGTGCGGGTATTTTACGCTTTAGGAGATGGACAAACACCTTTCCGCATTAGTGTGTTTAACATCCTGCTAAATGTTTTATTAGATTGGTTTTTTGTGAAACCGTTTGGCGCACCTGGTTTGGTGTTAGCTACAGTGAGTGTAAATTGTAGCTCCATGTTCATGCTATTGTTTATACTTGACCGCCGCCTCAATGGAATACCTTGGCGAGAATGGGGCGTGCCAATTTTAGGTTTAATTGCGGGTAGCGTGGTATCTGGGATTGCTAGTTTTGCGGCTTTGGTTGCTTCTCAGCAATTGTTAGGGAAAGAAGGTTTATTGATCCTAATTTTACAACTGTGTATATCCGGTTTTGTGGGGATTGCGGTATTTGCTGCGATCGTCTCACTCATGAAGATACCAGAAGTAAATACTTTTGTAGTGCGGATGCGTCAGCGCTTCCTGAAAAGATAG
- the petA gene encoding cytochrome f produces MRNACTTARLTRSARAMVKALLIAIASVTFFFTSDIALPQSAAAYPFWAQQTYPETPREPTGRIVCANCHLAAKPTEVEVPQSVLPDTVFKAVVKIPYDTNVQQVGADGSKVGLNVGAVLMLPEGFKIAPPERIPEDIKEEIGDLFYQPYGDDKENIVIVGPLPGEQYQEIVFPVLSPNPANDKNIHFGKYAVHVGGNRGRGQVYPTGEKSNNNVYNASATGTISKIAKQEGEDGTVKYLVDIKTESGEVVSDTVPAGPELIVSEGQAVNTGDALTSNPNVGGFGQKDAEIVLQDANRVGWLIAFVALVMLAQIMLVLKKKQVEKVQAAEMNF; encoded by the coding sequence ATGAGAAATGCTTGTACAACAGCGAGGTTAACTCGCAGTGCTAGAGCGATGGTAAAAGCATTGCTCATAGCGATCGCCAGTGTGACATTCTTCTTCACTAGCGACATTGCCCTTCCCCAGTCTGCTGCTGCATATCCCTTCTGGGCGCAGCAAACCTACCCAGAAACGCCCCGCGAACCGACAGGTAGAATTGTTTGCGCCAACTGTCACCTAGCAGCAAAGCCCACAGAGGTAGAAGTTCCTCAGTCTGTACTTCCCGACACTGTATTTAAAGCTGTCGTTAAAATTCCCTACGATACCAACGTCCAACAAGTTGGTGCTGACGGCTCTAAAGTTGGCTTAAACGTCGGTGCTGTACTGATGTTACCCGAAGGCTTCAAGATTGCCCCTCCAGAACGCATTCCTGAAGATATCAAGGAAGAAATCGGTGATCTCTTCTATCAACCCTACGGCGACGATAAAGAGAATATTGTCATTGTCGGGCCTTTACCCGGTGAACAGTATCAGGAAATTGTCTTCCCCGTTCTTTCTCCCAACCCCGCCAACGACAAGAACATTCACTTCGGTAAATATGCAGTTCATGTCGGTGGTAACAGAGGACGCGGACAAGTTTACCCCACAGGTGAAAAGAGCAACAACAACGTTTATAATGCTTCTGCTACTGGCACAATCAGCAAGATTGCCAAACAAGAAGGCGAAGACGGTACTGTTAAATATCTAGTAGACATCAAAACTGAGTCTGGTGAGGTTGTTAGCGATACTGTACCCGCAGGCCCAGAACTGATTGTTTCTGAAGGACAAGCTGTTAATACTGGCGACGCTTTGACTAGTAACCCCAATGTTGGTGGTTTCGGTCAAAAAGACGCAGAAATCGTTCTTCAAGATGCCAATAGAGTTGGCTGGTTGATTGCTTTCGTTGCTTTGGTGATGTTAGCGCAAATCATGCTAGTTCTGAAGAAGAAGCAGGTGGAAAAAGTCCAAGCTGCCGAAATGAATTTCTAA
- a CDS encoding cupin domain-containing protein, which yields MTGKVVQPGDGKTYLVLGDLFTILATGEETGGAYGLVETLMRPQGFIPPHIHDDMDEVHYILDGEVEYQIDERTVLATPGTFIHIFRGQCHSFKNVGLKPAKSISWVTPAGGEQFFAEAGQLVQPKNEDEKLSLLGKVDADELEKAIALAATKYKLRFVVPTTNAG from the coding sequence ATGACAGGCAAAGTAGTTCAACCAGGCGATGGTAAGACATATTTAGTACTTGGTGACTTATTCACTATTCTGGCTACAGGAGAAGAGACAGGTGGAGCTTACGGTTTAGTTGAAACGTTAATGCGGCCTCAAGGCTTTATACCACCTCACATTCACGATGATATGGACGAAGTACATTACATTTTAGATGGGGAAGTTGAGTATCAAATTGATGAAAGAACAGTCCTAGCTACCCCAGGAACTTTTATCCATATCTTTAGAGGCCAATGTCATAGTTTTAAAAATGTTGGTTTAAAGCCTGCTAAATCTATCTCTTGGGTGACACCAGCAGGTGGTGAACAGTTCTTTGCCGAAGCAGGACAACTTGTCCAACCAAAAAATGAGGACGAAAAGCTGAGTCTGTTGGGTAAAGTAGACGCTGACGAGCTAGAAAAAGCGATCGCCTTAGCTGCAACCAAGTATAAATTAAGATTTGTAGTTCCTACTACCAATGCAGGTTAG
- the ilvB gene encoding biosynthetic-type acetolactate synthase large subunit: MTVSLPSPTSLSQTEKHTQSTSSASPVIEPKRVTGGFALLDSLLRHGVEYIFGYPGGAILPIYDDLYKVEATGSIKHILVRHEQGAAHAADGYARATGKVGVCFGTSGPGATNLVTGIATAYMDSIPMVIVTGQVPRKVIGTDAFQETDIYGITLPIVKHSYIVRDPQDLPRIVAEAFHIASTGRPGPVLIDVPKDVAFEEFDYVPVEPGSVKLRGYRPTVKGNPRQINAAIELIRESRRPLLYVGGGAIASGAHAEVKELAELFNIPVTTTLMGIGAFDEHHPLSLGMLGMHGTAYANFAVTDCDLLICVGARFDDRVTGKLDEFASHAKVIHIDIDPAEVGKNRVPEVPIVGDVRKVLIDLLRRCKQTGAKGTPNQNQEWLNLINRWREEYPLVVPQYPDSISPQEAIVEVSRQAPHAFYTTDVGQHQMWSAQFLKNGPRRWISSAGLGTMGFGLPAAIGAKVAFPDDEVICISGDASFQMCLQELGTASQYGINVKTVILNNGWQGMVRQWQQAFHGERYSCSNMEVGMPDIELLAKAYGIKGIVVTERAQLKDAIAEMLASDCPVIMDVRVTKDENCYPMVAPGKSNAQMVGLPKPAPKASTEPVSCSHCGTPNAPNHNFCSECGTKL; the protein is encoded by the coding sequence GTGACTGTGAGTTTGCCTTCCCCGACTAGTCTCTCACAAACAGAGAAACATACTCAATCTACTAGTTCAGCATCACCAGTTATAGAACCCAAGCGGGTAACTGGTGGTTTCGCACTACTTGATAGTCTGCTGCGCCACGGTGTTGAGTATATTTTTGGTTATCCTGGCGGAGCAATTCTGCCAATTTACGATGATCTGTACAAGGTGGAAGCAACTGGCAGTATCAAGCACATCCTAGTCAGACACGAACAAGGGGCGGCTCATGCTGCTGATGGTTATGCTCGTGCTACTGGGAAAGTAGGAGTATGCTTTGGTACTTCTGGCCCTGGGGCTACTAATTTGGTGACAGGTATCGCTACAGCCTACATGGATTCGATTCCTATGGTGATTGTCACTGGGCAAGTACCCCGGAAAGTCATTGGTACAGATGCGTTTCAAGAAACCGATATCTATGGCATTACTCTACCCATAGTCAAGCACTCTTATATAGTACGTGACCCTCAAGACCTACCGCGAATTGTAGCAGAGGCTTTCCACATTGCTAGCACAGGTCGCCCAGGCCCAGTGCTGATTGACGTACCAAAAGATGTGGCTTTTGAAGAATTTGATTATGTACCAGTGGAACCTGGTTCAGTCAAGTTACGCGGCTATCGTCCCACGGTGAAGGGAAACCCCAGACAAATCAATGCAGCGATTGAGTTAATTCGGGAAAGTCGCCGTCCTCTACTATATGTCGGTGGTGGAGCGATCGCATCGGGCGCTCATGCTGAAGTTAAGGAACTCGCTGAGTTATTTAATATCCCTGTAACTACAACTTTGATGGGTATCGGTGCTTTTGATGAACACCATCCCCTATCCTTGGGTATGTTGGGAATGCACGGCACAGCCTACGCTAACTTTGCCGTAACTGATTGCGATCTATTAATTTGCGTTGGTGCAAGATTCGATGACCGTGTGACAGGTAAATTAGATGAGTTCGCCTCTCACGCTAAAGTAATTCACATCGATATTGACCCTGCCGAGGTTGGTAAAAACCGTGTTCCTGAAGTACCTATCGTTGGTGATGTACGCAAAGTCTTAATTGACTTGTTGCGTCGCTGTAAGCAAACAGGCGCAAAAGGTACACCCAACCAAAACCAAGAATGGCTCAATTTAATTAACCGTTGGCGGGAAGAATACCCCTTAGTTGTTCCCCAATATCCTGATAGCATTTCTCCTCAAGAAGCCATTGTTGAGGTTAGTCGCCAAGCACCTCATGCTTTCTACACTACCGATGTGGGTCAGCATCAAATGTGGTCGGCACAATTCCTCAAAAATGGCCCCCGGCGTTGGATTTCTAGCGCAGGTTTAGGAACAATGGGTTTTGGTTTACCTGCGGCTATTGGCGCTAAAGTTGCTTTCCCTGATGATGAAGTAATTTGTATTAGTGGTGATGCTAGTTTCCAAATGTGCTTGCAAGAGTTGGGTACAGCATCACAATATGGTATTAATGTCAAGACTGTTATTTTAAATAACGGTTGGCAAGGAATGGTGCGCCAATGGCAACAAGCTTTCCACGGCGAACGCTACTCCTGTTCCAACATGGAAGTAGGAATGCCGGATATTGAGTTGTTGGCAAAAGCTTACGGTATTAAGGGCATTGTAGTCACTGAGCGGGCGCAATTAAAAGATGCGATCGCCGAAATGTTAGCCTCTGACTGTCCGGTGATTATGGATGTGCGTGTTACCAAGGATGAGAACTGCTATCCGATGGTAGCTCCAGGTAAGAGTAATGCTCAGATGGTTGGTTTGCCCAAGCCAGCACCAAAGGCTAGCACTGAACCAGTTTCTTGCAGTCATTGCGGTACACCAAATGCACCCAATCACAATTTCTGTTCTGAGTGTGGGACTAAGTTGTAA
- a CDS encoding choice-of-anchor E domain-containing protein, translating into MVTKSLTRVLQVAGIAATVSLTSLAVAPKAQAALLFTDSAFFENEVTDLDPSDPSLTLTLSKFNPIGKTVNKVVVSLEKAEIVSSGSITNTSRNPRTFTVETKLNQFTISPNAGAPAALSAFNPFSASPATPVTLASQTFTNLARNATANFGPFTNTTSSEQIFETASDINQFLGVGTFSFSPFTDIDTIITSLGGNNINNIDTSASVRVTVAYYGIEDPQTPPRLPEASTTLGILGLAGAAFVSKKLSSLQKLVG; encoded by the coding sequence ATGGTGACAAAATCTCTCACTCGTGTTTTGCAAGTAGCTGGAATAGCAGCTACGGTTTCTTTAACCTCTTTAGCTGTAGCACCTAAAGCTCAAGCAGCATTACTATTTACAGATTCTGCTTTTTTCGAGAACGAAGTAACTGATCTTGATCCAAGCGACCCATCTTTGACATTGACGCTCAGTAAATTCAATCCAATAGGAAAAACCGTCAACAAGGTAGTTGTTAGCTTAGAAAAAGCTGAAATTGTAAGTTCCGGCTCCATAACTAATACATCTAGAAATCCCAGAACTTTTACGGTAGAAACCAAGTTAAATCAATTTACTATTTCTCCTAATGCTGGCGCTCCCGCAGCCTTATCTGCATTTAACCCATTTTCAGCTTCACCTGCTACCCCGGTAACTCTTGCTTCACAGACATTCACTAATTTGGCTCGTAATGCTACAGCAAACTTTGGGCCTTTCACAAATACTACCTCTAGTGAGCAAATATTTGAAACTGCTTCAGATATCAACCAATTTTTAGGAGTAGGAACTTTTAGTTTTTCTCCTTTTACGGATATTGATACCATCATTACCAGTTTAGGTGGCAACAATATCAATAACATTGATACGTCTGCAAGCGTCAGAGTTACAGTAGCCTACTATGGTATAGAAGATCCTCAAACGCCACCACGACTCCCCGAAGCTTCTACCACTTTAGGTATTCTTGGACTAGCAGGTGCTGCCTTCGTTTCTAAAAAACTGAGTTCATTGCAGAAATTAGTAGGTTAA
- the tatC gene encoding twin-arginine translocase subunit TatC, translated as MTPSQEVDTIQTPEIETEGYGNSDLESLDELPGEVEMSLFDHLEELRQRIFYSLIAVAVGVVGCFFAVKPIVQLLEVPAQGVKFLQLAPGEYFFVSLKVAGYSGLLLSSPFILYQIILFVLPGLTRRERRLLGPVVLGSSVLFAGGLVFAYLLLIPAALNFFISYGADVVEQLWSIDKYFEFVLLLLFSTGLAFQVPIIQILLANLGIVSSERMVSGWRFVIMAAVVLGAVLTPSTDPLTQSLLAGAVLTLYFGGIGLVKLTGK; from the coding sequence ATGACCCCTTCACAAGAAGTAGATACAATTCAAACTCCTGAGATTGAGACAGAAGGATATGGCAACTCAGATTTAGAGTCTCTTGATGAGTTGCCGGGTGAAGTCGAAATGTCACTCTTCGACCACCTAGAAGAATTAAGACAGCGTATCTTTTATTCATTAATTGCTGTCGCAGTTGGTGTTGTTGGCTGTTTTTTCGCCGTCAAACCAATTGTGCAGCTTCTAGAAGTTCCCGCCCAAGGAGTCAAGTTTCTCCAACTAGCCCCAGGAGAGTATTTCTTTGTCTCCCTCAAGGTGGCTGGTTACAGTGGCTTGTTGCTTTCTAGCCCCTTCATCCTCTACCAAATTATTTTATTTGTTCTTCCTGGACTAACTCGCCGCGAACGTCGCTTACTGGGGCCAGTGGTTTTAGGCTCAAGTGTGTTGTTTGCTGGTGGTTTAGTGTTTGCCTATTTATTACTTATTCCCGCCGCTTTGAATTTCTTCATTAGCTATGGTGCGGATGTAGTAGAACAACTCTGGTCAATTGACAAATATTTTGAGTTCGTATTGTTGCTTTTATTTAGCACTGGTTTAGCCTTTCAAGTGCCAATAATCCAAATTTTACTAGCTAATTTAGGTATTGTTTCCTCAGAACGCATGGTTTCTGGTTGGCGATTTGTGATTATGGCCGCAGTTGTTTTGGGTGCTGTTTTGACACCCTCTACCGACCCCTTGACACAAAGTCTTCTGGCTGGTGCAGTGTTGACTCTTTACTTTGGTGGTATTGGCTTAGTTAAGTTAACTGGTAAGTAA
- a CDS encoding MFS transporter yields MFPTEPAAINNGFGSLLKNRGFMLLWIGQLVSQLADKVFFVLMIALLEVYPPPPGIAQNSMYSTLMVAFTIPAILFGSAGGILVDRLPKKLIMVGSDVVRGLLTLCLPLLPREFLILLMLAFAISSVTQFFAPAEQAAIPLIVRRENLLAANALFSSTMMGALIVGFAIGEPILSWAKSWMGETYGQELVVGGLYILSAVIMQPINFTEHKPLKDENSQTHPWSEFTESIRYLKKNRLVLNAMLQLTTLYCVFAALTVLAIQLAEDFGLKEKQFGFFLAAAGVGMVVGAGILGHWGEKFHHKPLPLIGFLLIALVLGVFTFTHNLALALGLCAILGIGAALIGVPMQTVIQQQTPPNMHGKVFGFQNHAVNIALSVPLAITGPLTDALGLRAVMMTMSVVVVVVGFWAWKNTRRVLQDVI; encoded by the coding sequence ATGTTTCCCACTGAACCTGCTGCTATTAATAATGGGTTTGGCTCACTACTGAAAAATCGCGGTTTCATGCTCCTATGGATTGGGCAATTAGTTTCCCAATTGGCAGATAAAGTATTCTTCGTGTTGATGATTGCCTTATTGGAGGTATATCCACCCCCACCAGGAATCGCGCAAAACTCGATGTACTCAACCTTAATGGTAGCTTTCACCATCCCAGCTATTTTATTTGGCTCGGCAGGTGGCATATTAGTAGACCGCTTGCCAAAAAAGTTAATCATGGTTGGTTCAGATGTTGTGCGCGGGTTGCTGACGTTGTGTTTGCCTTTGTTACCGCGAGAGTTTCTGATTCTGCTCATGCTGGCATTTGCTATTTCCTCTGTTACTCAGTTTTTCGCCCCAGCAGAACAAGCCGCCATTCCTTTAATAGTCCGGCGAGAAAATTTGTTAGCAGCCAATGCCCTGTTTAGCAGCACTATGATGGGAGCTTTAATAGTTGGTTTTGCGATCGGTGAACCTATTTTAAGCTGGGCGAAAAGCTGGATGGGAGAAACATACGGTCAAGAACTGGTAGTAGGAGGACTATACATTTTATCGGCTGTGATTATGCAACCGATTAACTTTACAGAACATAAGCCATTAAAAGACGAAAACTCACAAACCCATCCTTGGTCTGAATTTACAGAGAGTATTCGTTATCTTAAAAAGAACCGTTTGGTGTTAAATGCCATGCTGCAATTAACTACTCTATATTGTGTATTTGCAGCATTAACAGTATTAGCAATTCAGTTAGCAGAAGATTTTGGTTTAAAAGAAAAACAATTCGGCTTTTTCTTAGCAGCAGCAGGTGTAGGGATGGTAGTAGGAGCAGGTATTTTAGGACATTGGGGTGAAAAGTTTCATCACAAACCCTTACCTTTGATTGGGTTTCTACTGATAGCGTTAGTTTTAGGTGTGTTCACCTTCACTCATAATCTGGCGTTGGCACTAGGGCTATGTGCGATTTTAGGTATCGGTGCTGCCTTAATCGGTGTACCTATGCAAACTGTCATTCAACAACAAACACCACCAAATATGCACGGTAAAGTGTTTGGCTTCCAAAATCATGCCGTGAATATTGCTTTGTCTGTACCTTTAGCAATTACAGGGCCTTTAACCGATGCTTTGGGATTAAGGGCTGTGATGATGACAATGAGTGTGGTTGTAGTGGTAGTTGGTTTCTGGGCGTGGAAAAATACCCGCCGAGTTTTGCAAGATGTTATTTAG
- the petC gene encoding cytochrome b6-f complex iron-sulfur subunit, with the protein MAQFSESVDVPDMGRRQFMNLLTFGTVTGVALGVLYPVVNYFIPPAAGGAGGGTTAKDELGNDVSVSKFLESHNVGDRTLVQGLKGDPTYIVVESKEAITDYGINAVCTHLGCVVPWNAAENKFKCPCHGSQYDATGKVVRGPAPRSLALSHAKAENDKIVLTPWTETDFRTNEEPWWA; encoded by the coding sequence ATGGCTCAATTTTCTGAATCAGTGGACGTTCCCGATATGGGGCGACGTCAATTCATGAACCTGCTAACTTTTGGAACCGTTACTGGCGTGGCGTTGGGCGTATTGTACCCCGTAGTCAATTACTTTATTCCCCCAGCAGCTGGTGGGGCTGGTGGCGGAACCACAGCAAAAGACGAGCTGGGCAACGATGTTAGCGTCAGCAAATTTCTAGAAAGCCATAATGTAGGCGATCGCACTCTAGTTCAAGGACTTAAGGGCGACCCAACTTATATTGTGGTAGAAAGCAAAGAAGCGATTACCGATTACGGCATCAACGCTGTCTGCACCCACTTAGGCTGCGTAGTTCCCTGGAATGCGGCAGAAAACAAATTCAAATGCCCTTGCCACGGTTCTCAATACGATGCAACTGGTAAGGTAGTTCGTGGCCCAGCACCTAGATCCTTAGCTTTAAGCCACGCCAAAGCCGAAAACGACAAAATCGTTTTAACTCCCTGGACAGAAACCGACTTCCGCACCAACGAAGAACCTTGGTGGGCTTAA
- a CDS encoding ferrochelatase, whose product MVATPEKLHNTQEHLSGQDRVAVLLMGYGEVESYEDFANYNEQALNLLTAKFAPVPTWIYPPLAKLLALFDRHEWGHQHHDFISPHNAIFEKQRAGIEQNLQAKWGDRVQVFKAFNFCAPFLPNQVLAEIKNQGFEKILIYPLLVVDSIFTSGIAIEQVNNALAETSDGENHWLKALRYIPSFYNEPEYVHLMAHLVEEKINAGLATAYLPSQIGIVLMNHGCPHKAKGFTSGITESQALYDLVREELINKYPLISVGWLNHDTPLIEWTQPNAEQAAKNLIQLGAKVIIFMPIGFATENHETLLDVHHIIHALEKKHPDVDYVQMACVNDHQEFLAMAAEWANAQIAELQNEQAVAINPQLALHHHHHHH is encoded by the coding sequence GTGGTCGCCACACCGGAAAAGCTACACAACACACAGGAACATTTATCAGGGCAAGACCGAGTAGCCGTTCTGCTTATGGGTTACGGTGAAGTTGAAAGCTACGAAGATTTTGCTAACTATAACGAACAGGCTCTGAATCTACTGACAGCGAAGTTTGCACCTGTACCGACTTGGATTTATCCACCTCTAGCAAAGCTGTTGGCGTTATTTGACCGTCATGAATGGGGACATCAACACCACGATTTTATTTCCCCTCACAACGCCATATTTGAAAAGCAGCGTGCTGGTATTGAACAAAATTTACAAGCAAAATGGGGCGATCGCGTCCAGGTTTTTAAAGCTTTTAACTTCTGCGCTCCCTTTTTACCAAATCAAGTTTTAGCAGAAATTAAAAACCAAGGTTTTGAGAAAATCCTGATTTATCCCCTACTAGTGGTTGATTCCATCTTCACCAGTGGTATCGCCATCGAACAAGTTAACAATGCTCTAGCAGAAACGAGCGATGGTGAAAACCACTGGCTCAAGGCACTACGTTACATACCTTCATTCTACAATGAGCCAGAATACGTCCATTTAATGGCTCATTTAGTTGAGGAGAAAATTAACGCTGGTTTAGCCACAGCTTATTTACCTTCTCAGATTGGCATTGTGTTGATGAATCACGGTTGTCCTCATAAAGCTAAAGGTTTCACATCTGGTATTACCGAAAGTCAAGCGCTTTATGATTTAGTGCGCGAAGAATTAATTAATAAGTATCCCCTAATTTCTGTAGGTTGGCTCAATCACGACACACCTCTGATTGAATGGACACAACCCAACGCCGAGCAAGCGGCTAAGAACCTCATTCAATTGGGTGCAAAGGTAATCATCTTTATGCCTATTGGTTTTGCTACAGAAAACCATGAAACTTTATTAGATGTACATCACATTATTCATGCTTTAGAGAAAAAGCATCCCGATGTGGATTATGTACAGATGGCTTGTGTAAACGACCATCAAGAGTTTTTAGCGATGGCTGCTGAATGGGCAAATGCTCAAATTGCTGAGTTACAAAATGAGCAAGCAGTTGCAATTAATCCACAATTAGCTCTGCATCATCACCATCATCATCATTAA
- a CDS encoding tRNA-binding protein, protein MQISYEDFEKVEIRVGKVIKAEVFTKARKPAYKLWIDFGDLGMKKSSAQITKFYQPDEIINKLVLAVTNFPPRQIADFMSEVLVLGVVLDDGEVVLIQPDRDVPLGKRIL, encoded by the coding sequence ATGCAAATCAGTTATGAAGACTTTGAAAAAGTTGAAATTCGGGTTGGCAAAGTTATCAAAGCAGAAGTATTTACCAAAGCAAGAAAACCAGCTTATAAACTGTGGATAGATTTTGGTGATTTGGGTATGAAAAAATCTAGCGCCCAAATCACGAAATTTTATCAACCAGACGAGATTATTAACAAATTAGTGTTAGCTGTAACTAATTTTCCTCCACGCCAAATTGCTGATTTTATGTCTGAAGTTTTGGTGTTGGGTGTAGTCTTAGATGATGGTGAAGTTGTTTTGATTCAACCAGATAGAGATGTACCTTTGGGTAAAAGAATTTTATAG
- a CDS encoding DUF3067 family protein, protein MTGQELHQLLLDKWGHSYDVQFRRTQGKIFLQIMWKYLEQASFPMNEAEYQEHLDSVANYLLALGSSAQVKTYITQTKERPRLGKAVSIPLDLGERSSEWII, encoded by the coding sequence ATGACAGGACAGGAATTACACCAACTATTGCTGGATAAATGGGGACATTCTTATGATGTGCAGTTTCGGCGCACACAAGGCAAAATATTTTTACAGATTATGTGGAAATACTTAGAGCAAGCTTCGTTTCCGATGAATGAGGCAGAATATCAAGAACATCTTGATAGTGTTGCTAATTATCTTCTTGCCTTGGGTAGTTCAGCACAAGTGAAAACATATATTACCCAAACAAAAGAGCGTCCTCGCCTTGGTAAAGCTGTTAGCATACCTCTAGATTTAGGTGAACGCTCTTCTGAATGGATTATCTAA